CACACATTGATTATCAGTTATAATTGATTAGCGGAGGGACGCTGTCGGATAGGATTTTGTTGCCCTAACTTTTACAATTGATTCCCTGAAGAATGCCTTATCGAGTGTTTTACCGTATCTCCTGGCCAGATCTTGCGGCATACTTTTGCGGGCAGCGCCTAAAAGTCACTATGAAAAGTACAAAATCTTTATTACAATTGcaaataattaattaaatacCATAAAGAATAATTTAAATAAGGGGGGGACAAACATCGTGTAAAGTAACAAATTTCAAATGCAACAAAATATTGGTCAAGGAACCGCTTTAAATGGCAGGTTTAGAGGTTAGGATTCCAACTTTGGTAAATAGTTTTTGACTTTTGACTTTTTGGTCGAGAATTTACAAAATCAGTCGAAATAAGGTCTAAGAAGCGTTTTGTCGAAACTAAAAACTACTATTCGACGTGTTTTGCACTTAAGGTCAACGCTGTATGTAGatgtacatataaatataaaagATTTCACTTAATTTCAAGAAAGTCACACGGTTACATATTGACTTTTTGCTTATTCTGGTTATTTTTTTGGTAGATTCACCGATTGGATGGAAAGTTCTTTCCACATATCTCCTATCAGCTGCTttgtaaatataaatatagaaAAGGTTAAACTTTATCTCCACTGAGTCGTGATGTGGTCCATGTGATGCATGTTTCTGGTTTGTTATAGTCCCTTAGTCCTCTTTCTGCTCCTTGGCGGACAGGAAGAGCTTCTGGCACGTGTAGGTCAGAGAGTCTATAAAAGCAAACGTAATAAACCCGTAAAAATGTTATACACATGCGAGCGCAAGAACTCACCAATCGTGTGCTGCACCCATTTCGGTTTATTCTGCCACACGACTCCCACATAATAGAATGGTATGCCAATTAGGGTGATTAATACACCCATTCCGACCTCGTAGGGCGCCACATAGATGGGCACGACAACAAGGAAGGCGCAGACGACGACAAACACTGCGGGTATCCACAAAGAGACCTGTCCACCAAGCAATGGAATGGAAATAGATTATATAATATTCATGACTCCACACCGCTGGCTAAACTCACTTTAATTGGCCTCTCCATGCAGGGGCGTGTGTAGCGGAAGTATAGAACAGCCGACACCGAGAGCATGATGAAGAACGATTCCACAATGCTGCTATAGGTGATCAGTACATAAACATCGCTTACCACGAGCATCACAATGGAGAGAAAACACTACGAACGGGAGGGGAGAACAGAACCAATTACAAGGCAATTCCAATACTTCTTTTGTGCGCCAATTTGTGGGCCACACTCACCAGAAAGACCAGCGACGGCAGGGGAGTATAGCTCTTAACACTGATGTGGGACAGAATCGCCGGCATGTGGCCATTGCGGGCGCCTACAAAGCACATGCGCGACGAGGTCATAATGTGCACTGAGAGGCCGCCAAAGGCAGAGATGGCCACCATGACGGGTATGATCAAAGAAAAGCCACCGAGAATTTTATTGCCAAATGTCTGCAGAGAGAAAAGAGAGAAGAGTGTGTTTTATAATCCGCCTTCGATTGATGCACACAATTGGTTAAGTGATGCCCACCACAGCAATGGCATTGGATGCCAACATCTCGGATGGGGAGAGAACTGCCAGATAGGCCATATTGGCCAGCACATAGATACCGGTGACCAGAGGCAGGGAAATGTAAATGGCACGTGGCAGATTGCGATAGGGGTCGCGCAGCTCCTCCGTCATGAAGTTCAAATAGTTCCAGCCGGCATACGAAAAGATGCCCGAGTAGAAAGCCACCGACAGCTTTCCGGGGTCAGTCTGAGTGTTCTCGAAGGGCTTATCAAAGTTCTCCACATGGCCCATTAGCATCCACACCAGGCCAACGATAATTATCAGCACGAGGGCGGCAATCTTCGTAAACATGATGATGTTCTGCATCTTCGTTGTCACTTTCATGTAGTACGAATTTAGGTAGGTGAGGAAGCATATAGTGACGGCAGCCAGCAGCTGCAGGGCAATTTTCGGTATCTCGCAGGCGCTATCGAAGAATGGTTCCAGCACATAGGATGCAAACGTCAGTCCCATTATGGCATTCGTCGTGGGTctgcaaaaacaaaagagaGAAGAGATAAGCAAATCGAACCGAATCGTTGGAAAGTTTACTCCGGCTGAATTCTGAGATTATCTCTGATCATTATCTTTCTCTATTGTCACAGACTTTAATGCAAACGAATGTTTGGTCTTATCGGCGATTCAAAATAGCAAAAATACCAAACAGTAAAACAGTTAATGCAACACAGACATGGCATGGTCCCCCACAATAAATCCATTTGTGGCGTTTCGATGTGTAGGTACCGTGCCGGTGATAGATTACAGGTGATAATGAATGTGTTTCTGTTTTCATGAAATCGCTGGCTTAACCTTGACAGACAGCACGCACTAACTACAAACTGGTTGTTTCCATGTCGATCGGAACCCGTGCCTCAGCCCGGCCCAGCCCGTCCCTCAGTGATCTAATCTGTTCCAGCGATTCAATTAATTAATTGACCTCATCTGAAATTGAAGCCGAGTGAATCTAATTAAACCAAAAGAGACTCTCACACAAATATCATCATGGCATCCCAGAGATACAGGAAAGCCGGCAGTGATCCGTATGC
This region of Drosophila miranda strain MSH22 chromosome 2, D.miranda_PacBio2.1, whole genome shotgun sequence genomic DNA includes:
- the LOC108156498 gene encoding large neutral amino acids transporter small subunit 1 is translated as MPSNELQSPTSEMVLLTPSSDNPPSIVPAAGASAAVKDPQREGSAESDSSRVVMKKQLGLLEGVAIILGIIFGSGIFVSPKGVLREVESVGASLVIWVLCGLLSMIGALCYAELGTAIPKSGGDYAYIFEAYGSLPAFLYLWDAMMIFVPTTNAIMGLTFASYVLEPFFDSACEIPKIALQLLAAVTICFLTYLNSYYMKVTTKMQNIIMFTKIAALVLIIIVGLVWMLMGHVENFDKPFENTQTDPGKLSVAFYSGIFSYAGWNYLNFMTEELRDPYRNLPRAIYISLPLVTGIYVLANMAYLAVLSPSEMLASNAIAVTFGNKILGGFSLIIPVMVAISAFGGLSVHIMTSSRMCFVGARNGHMPAILSHISVKSYTPLPSLVFLCFLSIVMLVVSDVYVLITYSSIVESFFIMLSVSAVLYFRYTRPCMERPIKVSLWIPAVFVVVCAFLVVVPIYVAPYEVGMGVLITLIGIPFYYVGVVWQNKPKWVQHTIDSLTYTCQKLFLSAKEQKED